The following nucleotide sequence is from Campylobacter sp. MIT 12-8780.
GGTATAGTGGTTGATGATGCTATTATCGTGGTTGAAAATATCGACAGAATCATACATGAAGATAAAGATATCAGTATAAAAGATGCTGCCATTGAATCTATGAAAGAGATTACTTCTCCGGTTATTTCTATCGTTTTGGTGCTTTGTGCGGTGTTTATCCCGGTTTCTTTTATGGGCGGTTTTACCGGACAAATTCAAAGACAATTTGCCCTTACTTTAGCCATCTCAGTAGCAATTTCTGGCTTTGTAGCTTTAACGCTTACACCTTCAATGTGTGCTTTATTTTTAAAACGCAATATGGGCGAGCCTTTCAAGATAGTGCAAAAATTCAATGACTTTTTTGACTATTCGACACGAATTTTTACTGCTTGTGTAGCATTTATACTCAAAAAAGCATGGCTTTTTGTGGCACTTTTTGTGGGAATGATTTTGCTTACTCTTGGACTATATAGTATCGTGCCAAAATCACTAGTGCCTGCTGAAGATCAAGGCATTATGATCGCCATTACAAATTTACCACCTGCTTCAGCTTTACATAGAACGGTTGATTATATTGATGATTTAAGTAAAGATTTTAATGCAAACTCTGATATTCAAAGTAATATGTCTATGATCGGTTTTGATCTTTTCACAAGCTCTTTGAAAGAAAATGCTGGCGTGTCCTTTGTGATTATGAAGGATTGGAGTGAAAGAGATATTACCTCAGCACAGCTTTCAGGCTATTATAATCAAAAATACTTTATGAATCCAGTTGGACAAACTTTCTTTGTCAATCCACCACCTATTCAAGGACTAAGCTTAACAGGTGGCTTTGATATGTATGTGCAAAACAGAAGCGGAAAAAGCTATGAAGAAATTCAAAAAGATGTGAATATGCTTGTTGCAGAGGCTCGAAAAAGACCGGATTTGCAAAATGTGCGAACTACACTTGATACAAACTTTCCGCAGTTTAAAGCCGAGATTGATAGAGATAAGCTTAAATTCTACAATCTTACTATGAGTGATGTTTTTGGCACACTTGCAGCAACGGTTGGAAGCTATTATGTCAATGATTTTTCTATGCTTGGTAAAACTTTTCAAGTCAATGTTAGGGCTTTAGGGGATTTTAGAAATACTCAAGAAGCACTTAAAAATATCTTTGTGCGTTCTTCAACCGGAGCAATGATATCTTTAGACTCTGTGCTTACACTTCAAAGAAGTATAGGACCTGATGATGTTAAACGTTTTAACCTCTTCCCAGCCGCACAAGTGCAAGGCGATCCAGCACCCGGCTTTACCTCAGGACAAGCTATACAAGCTATCAGCGAGGTAGCAGCTCAAACTTTAGGTGATGATTATACCATAGCTTGGAGTGGTTCGGCATATCAAGAAGTAAGCAGTTCAAATTCTGGACTTGTTTCTATGAGTTTTGGGCTTATATTTGTGTTCTTAATCCTTGCTGCTCAGTATGAAAGATGGCTTATGCCTCTAGCTGTTGTTACGGCTGTGCCATTTGCTGTATTTGGCTCCTTGCTTTTTGTGTGGCTTAGAGGCTTTGTAAATCCGGCTGTAAGCAATGACATATATTTTCAAACCGGACTTTTGCTCCTCATAGGGCTTTCAGCAAAAAATGCGATCTTAATCGTTGAATTTGCTATGGAAACACACCTTAAACAAGGTAAAAGTATATTTGACTCTGCGGTTGAGGCAGCAAAACTGAGATTTCGCCCAATTTGTATGACTTCTCTTGCATTTTGTTTAGGAATTTTGCCTTTGGCTCTTGCTTCAGGAGCTGGAAGTGCGAGCAGACATTCACTAGGCACAGGACTTTTAGGCGGAATGATCGCTGCTTCAACACTAGCACTTTTATTTGTGCCTTTGTTCTTTTACTTGCTTGAAAGCTTTAATGTTTGGCTTGATAGAAAGAGAGGAAAAACTCATGCGTAATTTTATATCTCTTGCAACTTGCCTTGTGCTGGCGGGTTGTTCTTTAAAGCCTTTTTATGAAGCTCCTCAAGCTCGTTTTAATGCAAGTGCAAATATGCTTGAATGTATGGAAGATCAAGGGTTAAAATGTAGCCAAAACGCAAACAATCAAGTGCGTTTTGATAAGCAATGGTGGAGACTTTTTAACGATGTTAAACTTAATGAACTTGTCGAAAAAGCCCTTGCAAATAACACAGACTTAAGAATTTCTTTTCTTCGCTTTGAACAAGCGGCGCAAACTTTAGGTATTGATAGAAGCGATTTGTTTCCAAAACTTGACGCAAGTGCTGGTGTAACGCGTTCAAGCACAGGTAAAAATGCGAATTCTTTTGGTGCAAGACAGACTGGAAATAACTTTAATATGGGCTTAAATTTAAGCTATGAACTTGATTTGTGGGGCAAATACAGAGATGGGTATTTTGCAGCAAGTAAAGCTTATGAAGCTTCAGCATATGATTTTGAAACAGCAAGACTTAGCCTTGTTTCAAATGTTGTTAAGCTTTATTTTAACGCTATAAATTTGACAAATCAGGTGCAGATTTTAGAAGAAGGCGTGCAAGATTACACAACAAGTTATGAGCTAAGAAATGAGCAATTTAAAGTCGGAGCTATCGGTGAATATGAGCTTTTAAGCTTTAAAGCCCAGCTTGAAAGCGCAAGGGCTCAACTTGTCAGTGCCAAAGCAAACAAAGATAATAATGACAAAGCTTTAATGATACTTGTTTCAGCAAATCTTGATGATATTTTATACGCAACTTCAACGCAAAATAAAATCGAAAATTTCAAAGTTGAGCTTCCTCAAGGCATAAGTAGCGAAATTTTGCTGCAAAGACCAGATATTCAAGCAGCTTTAGCCAGACTTGAGCAAAGAAACTATCTTGTAGGCGTTGCAAGAACAGCATTTTTGCCAAACATTTCTTTAACCGGACTTTTAGGATTTCAAAGCACACAGCTTAACAACCTTGTCGAAAATCCTAGTGTAACTTGGAATGGTGGGGCAAGTGCTTTGATGCCGATTTTCCATTGGGGTGAGATTAATGCAAATGTAAATTTAGCTAAGCTTTCTAAAGATGAAGCTTTTTTAAACTACGAAAGCACTTTAAAAACAGCTTTTGGAGAGGTAAGAACAGCTCTTGTTGAAAGACAAAGTGCTTTTATGAATGAGAAAAATTATGCTGATTTGCTTTCTTCTCAAGAAAAAATCTTTGAACTTTCTCAAATTCGCTATGATAATGGCAGTATTTCGCTCAACGATCTTTTGAGTGCTAGAAGTAATTATCTTAATGCCAAATTAAGCTATGAAAACTCTGTTTATACGCTTTTAAGCTCTGTTGTTGATGTGATAAAAGCCTTTGGTGGAGGTTTTAATGCCACAGATAATTACGAACGCAACCTTGAAGATAGTGCGACAAAACTTGATATGTCTTTTAGAGAGTAAATTTTACTCTCTAAAATCTATACCCTAAGCCAAGAAGTAAAAACTGAAATTGCTCATCATAAAAGTTGATATTATTGTCTCTTAGCTCAAAGCCATAATTTGCAAAAGCATAAGCTTTTTTATAGCTTAAAATTCCTAATTTTACAAGATTGAAATTTGCTTTTATATTGTGTGCTTTTTGCGTCTCATTAAAAATCACATTGTGTTTTAAAGCCTTAAGATAAGAATAACCAAAGCTTGGAGTAAAAATATAGCTTTGAGATAAAGGAATTTTAGCTTGCAAATTAAAGCCATATCTTTGAAACGCCGTAGCCCTACCCTCAGCGTCATTATAATCATAATGCAAATTTACACTTAAAAGGCTGTAATTATAAGCAAACTCAAATTGATGAAAATTGCCGCTTCGCTTTAAGCTTTTTAAGCTTACCGCATCGTTTTTAAAGTCATTGTTTGCAAATATGTAGCTTAGCGAGGCATTTGATTGTTCGTTAAATTTATAATTTTGAGAAAGCTTAAAACCAAGTCTTTGAACATTAATTTCATCTCTATAAGAAAGCAAGTAAGGATTTGCATATGCTTTTTCACGCAAAGAGCTTAAAAACTCAAAACTTGTTTTATAATCATTAAGATAACTCAGCTCATAGCCCAAAGAAATTCCGCTTAAATCCCTACCACTAAAGCTTTTGAGATAAACCTTATCATCGCTTAAGAAATTCTTATACGCAAGCTCAGCATTGACAAAAAATGCCGCTTTTGTATCTTTGTGTTTGTCACTATATGAAGCTAAAAAACTTTGATCTGCCCAAGTTGATAACCTGCTTTGAATAGACCTTATACCTGTGCCTATTGAGAGATTGGCGCTGAAATTTTCATTTGCATACAAAAAAGCACTCGCAAGAAAAATACAGCTTGTGATTTTTTTCAAGGTTGTATCCTTAGTCGTTTAAATTCGTATTTTTGCATTTTTCACAAAAAATGCTTTGAATTGTAATTCAAATTACCTTAAAGCGAGCTAAAAATCTTTGCTTAAATCCTTATCCATATCTATATCATAAGCCTTATAAATTCGTGGCAAAAGCTTGCGAATAGCATAATCATAACGATGAAAAAGCTTGTGAAAATCCCTTAAATTTGCATCATCTAATTTTTCAAAATCAAAAATATTTAAACCTTCTTTTTTTGGAATTTTTGCATCAAAAAAGGCGTAAAATTCTTTCCTTTGCTTAAAAAGCTCATTTAAATCAGCGATGATTTGTTCTTTGTTCATTTGTTATCCTTTTTTTTTAAATTTAAAACACTCTTACTATCATCACCACTAGTATAGCAAGCATAAAAAGCGTTGGGATTTCATTGTATGCACGAAAAAAACGCCCGCTTCTTTGACAGCGATCATTTTGAAGCTGTCTTAAAAAACGCCAATTATCAAAATGATATACAAGCAAAAGCAAAGCCAAAGTAAGTTTAGCATGGATATGTGGCTGTTTCATCAAAATGGGATTTGCGGCAAGCATTAAAAAAGCTGTAAGTAAAGTAACAATCATCGCTGGCATAGCTATGCCTTTGAAAAGCTTGCGTTCTTGCACTTTTACTACGCTGAGAAAACCGGCATTATCCTTATGCTCGCTATGATATACAAACAAACGAGGTAGATAAAATAAAGCCGCCATCCACGAGATAAAGCCAGCATAATGCAAAGCCTTCACCCAAAGATAATGTTGTGAGATAAATTCAAGCATTATTTTTCCTTAAAATCAAAATTTAAACCCTCATTATATCAAAAAAAGAATGAATTCAGCACAAAGAAGGTTAAAAGCTAAATTTTAAGTGGAATTTAAACTTTTAAAAATACCAATATAAGAAAAATTAAGCCTGTGCTTTTTTAGCTTTAAAAAATAATTCTTTAATGATAATCAAAGCTACGCCAATATTAATCATCACATCAGCGACATTAAACACAGCAAATTCAAACCATTTGTGCCAAAAAAACATATCTACCACACCCACATGCACAAAGCGATCAAGTAAATTTGAACTTCCAGCCGCTAAAATCATCGCAAAGGCTATAAAATGCTCTTTTAAAAAGCTTTTTTGCCAAAGCAAATATCCACTTAAAACAAGGAGTAAAAAAAGGTGTAAGTATTTTAAGTAGCCCTTTAAAAAGCTTAGCATTGAAAAAGCCACGCCATCATTATACACTAAAACCAAATCCATATACTCGCTTTTAAAAGCAGTGTTAAAATTTGGCATTTTATTGATGCCTAGATACTCAATAGCTAAAAATTTACTCAGCTGATCAAGTGCAAAAACAGCGATAAAGATGAGTGTGAAAAGCCAAATTTTCTTAGGCATTCAAGGCTTTCTTAAAAAACTCCACTACATTTTTCATCTCTTTTTCAAGCACACTGGCATTTTTGCCTTCTATAAGCAAACGGATGAGATTTTCTGTGCCTGAGTATCTAAATAAGCTATTTAAGCCCTTATCCTGCAAGCTTTTTTCAAGCTCTTTTAAGCCTTTAAGCTTGCTTAAGTCTTTTTTCTCGCTGATTTTAAGATTGACAAGTTTTTGCGGGTAAGGCTTGATTTGATTTAAAATCGCACTTGCTTTTTTATCTTTTGAGAGCATTAAAGCACTAAATTGAAGTGCAGCAATAAGTCCATCTCCGGTTTTAGCATAATCAGTAAAAACTATATGTCCGCTTTGCTCTCCGCCAAAATTGCCATTAAGTTCTTTGAGTTTTTCAAGCACAAGCTTATCGCCAACCCCACAAGTTGCAAAGTCAATTTTATGCTTGTTTAAAAACTCTTTTAAAGCCCCATTACTCATTATAGTAGCAACTACAGCTGAGTTTAGCTTGCCTTGCTCTTTTAAAAAAAGCGCTAAAACTCCAAGCAAACTATCGCCATTTGCCACCTCGCCCCTTTCATCAACCACCACAAGCCTATCAGCGTCCCCATCAAAAGCAAAACCCACATCAGCACGCAACTTTTTTACCTCTAAAGCTAAATTTGCAGGGTGAAGCGCACCGCAATTTTCGTTGATATTAAGTCCATTTGGCTTATCATTAAGCACTATAACTTCAGCACCAAGCTCTTTAAAGATAGTAGGAGCGACTTTATAAGCTGCACCATTTGCCGCGTCAAGCACCACTCTTAAGTTTTTAAGCGTTAAATTCTTTGGAAAAGAATTTTTTATGCTTACTATATAGCGTCCTATAACATCATCAATCCTCTTGCTTTGTCCTATGTAAGCGTCTTGATTTTTAGCATTTTGTATAAGCTTATCATCAAAATAAATCTTTTCGATCTGTCTTTCAGCCTCTTCACTAAGCTTATTACCATGCGTATCAAAGAATTTAATGCCATTATCATAATAAGGATTATGAGAGGCTGAGATCATAATGCCCGCATCACAACGCATATCCTCAGTTAAAAAAGCAATGGCAGGTGTTGGCATAGGTCCTATTTGAATGACATTATAGCCTATGGAAGTAAGTCCTGAAACTATGGCATTTTCGATCATATAGCCACTTCGGCGTGTGTCTTTACCAACTAGGATATTGTTTGTTATAGCCTGATCCTTAAAATAAATCCCAGCAGCCATTGCAAGTCGCATAGCTAAAAAGCTATCCAAAAACTCACCAGCCTTACCACGCACGCCATCAGTTCCAAAAAGTTTCATCATTTATCCTTAAATTTAGCTTTGAAAACAAAGATTATAACAAATTAGCCTAAAAGATGAATAAACAAAAATATAAAATCTTGGGCGTAAAAAGCAATTTGCCTAAAATAAGCTGTGGGTTTTCAAACAAAAGCTAAAACAATATATATATTGTTGTGAAAAAATCCAAAACAAGCTATGAAATGGTGAGCAAAGGACTCTTTATAACAAAGATAGCAAATTTTCTTTTATTATTTATCCTTTTGAAGTTCATAGAGTTTAGCATAACGAAAAAATGCTCCTAAAGCATTTAGCAAAGCGACTATAAAACCTTTGTAGCCGTATTTGAAACCAGATCGTAAAAAATAGTCTTTAAAAAATACCAAATGAAAACGACAAAATGCCGCGAAAAAGCTTGTTTTCTTACCATTTTTGAATTTTTCTTGGGCTGAATAGCTGGTGTAGGTGTTCATTTTATGGATTATGCCTTGCATATCTTTAAAAGCGTAATGCTTAAAGCCATTTTTAAATTTGATCTTTTGTGAATTTGTGGGTATTAGCACGCTTTCATGCACAAAATTATCATTAAAGCGAGTAAAGTTTTTGTTAAACACACGCCAAACAAAATCTGGATACCAGCCACAAGCCTTGATCCACTCGCCTCTATAAAGATTTTTGCGTGGCAAAGCGATGATGGAATTTGAAGTAAGCTCAAGAGCTTTTAGCTCTTCTAAAGCCTCTTTTTCAAGCACTTCATCAGAGTCAATACTTAAAATCCACTCGTTTTTTGCATAGCTTAGGGCTAAATTTTTAAGCTTGCCAAAGCCTATAAATTTACTGCTGTAAATGTGTAATTTTTGATAAGTTTGATTAAAGTTTTTAGCGATGTTTAAGGTATCATCATTACTTTCATTGTCAAGTAAAATAATCTCACCAAACTCACTGAGCGAATTTAAGCATTCTAAAATTGTATCTTGAGCATTTTTTACTAAGATACAAACGCTGATTTTTTGCGTATCCATATCCACCTTTTAAGATAAAATGAAGTTTGATTATACAATGAATTTGTGAAATTTAAAATATCTTCTTTCAAAAATTCAATACAAAGAACTTGCTAAAACAAGGATAAAATGAAACAATTTATACAAATTTTCTTGACCTTATAATAAACGCAAGCCTAAAATACAATACCTCTCATACTATACAAACTTTAATATGATAAGAAATTTCTTATCTTAGCTGCTCAAGTCTTTCTTTTTTTGTGCCTATTTCAGTGATTTGCACGCCAAAATTCCCATCTACAATGACAACTTCTCCATACGCCACTCTTTTATCGCCGATGAGAATTTCTAAAGGATCATTAGCAAGCTGGTTAAGCTCAACAACTGAGCCTATATCCATAGTTAAAACATCTTTTAAAAGCATTTTTTTGTTGCCTATGCGAACGCGGATTGGCAAACGCACATCCATTATGAGATTGATATTTTTAAGCTCTTCTGCTACGCTTGCAAGTTTGCTTTGCGCTTCTTGGTTAGCACCCTCACTCACGCTTTCTATGATGGCTTTTCTATCAAGGCTTGCGTAAAGCTTTTCGTCCATAATCAAGGCGATCTTTTCGTCCAAATCAGCGATTTTAACATCAAAAAAATACAACTTATAAAAGTCTTTTAAATCCAAATTATCCGCTACAAAATCACAACTTTCAAGCTCAAATTCCATTTTAGTAAGCTCTTTTTGTGCGCCAAGTGTGGTTGAAAAAGCTGAGATGATGTTAAGTATGGCTTCTTTAGCAGCGTCCATTTCATCAGAATTAAGCTGATCATTTTTAGAAATTTCTTCCTCGCCCATCATCCATTCGCCAATAGCACTCATTAAAACAGCACTTGCTAAAATGCCGAATTTCCCGCCCGTGCTAACATTAAAAATCGCTCGCACTAAAGGTGGATTCATAGAATCTTGAGCATTAACATCAAATTCTTGATACTCGCTAAATTGGGCTGATTTGCCTGTAAGCCCCTCAATCGTGCTTGTTGCTTCGTTTGTAAAAAATTTTAAAAAATCGTTGATCATAGTATTTCCTCTTCTTCTTCTGTAGCTTCACTCTCATCATAAACGCTAGCTTTTGCCCTTCTTTCATCTTCATATTTTTCAAGAAGTTCTTTAATCTCGTCTTTATCGGTGCGGATAAGTTCGATGATCTTGATACTTTTTCTAAAGCGGTGTAAGCCAATTTGTGCTAAAAATACATCTTTTTTATCTATAGACACGATAGCCTTATCATCAGCTTCCCTGTCAAGCCTTAAAATATCGCCTTGTTTAAGCTCTAAAAACTCATCAACGCTGATTAAGGTTTTACCCAAAATCGCCTCATACACTACCTCAGCGCGTCCTATGAGCGTTTTTAGCTCTTTGTTTCTTGA
It contains:
- a CDS encoding efflux RND transporter permease subunit — encoded protein: MFSKFFIERPVFASVVAIIISLAGAVSMYFLPIEQYPSLTPPTVSVSATYTGADAKTIAEVIATPIEDAINGVENMIYVESTSSSAGTMRLTAYFEIGTDPDQATIDVNNRISAATAKLPESVRRLGVTVRKASSSMLEVITINSNDGSMDATEIYNYIIVNVLDDIKRVKGVGDATAIGNKNYSMRIWLKPDLLNKFGITATEVIAAINDQNEQYATGKIGEEPVAEKSPFVYSITMQGRLKTPAEFENITLRANEDGSFIRIKDVADVEIGSQQYSSQGRLNGNDAVPIMINLQSGANAVETAKLVAAKMEELSKSFPQGLQYSVPYDTTTFVNASIYEVSKTFVEAFILVILIMYLFLKNFRSTFIPMVAIPVSLLGTFAGLYVLGFSINLLTLFALILAIGIVVDDAIIVVENIDRIIHEDKDISIKDAAIESMKEITSPVISIVLVLCAVFIPVSFMGGFTGQIQRQFALTLAISVAISGFVALTLTPSMCALFLKRNMGEPFKIVQKFNDFFDYSTRIFTACVAFILKKAWLFVALFVGMILLTLGLYSIVPKSLVPAEDQGIMIAITNLPPASALHRTVDYIDDLSKDFNANSDIQSNMSMIGFDLFTSSLKENAGVSFVIMKDWSERDITSAQLSGYYNQKYFMNPVGQTFFVNPPPIQGLSLTGGFDMYVQNRSGKSYEEIQKDVNMLVAEARKRPDLQNVRTTLDTNFPQFKAEIDRDKLKFYNLTMSDVFGTLAATVGSYYVNDFSMLGKTFQVNVRALGDFRNTQEALKNIFVRSSTGAMISLDSVLTLQRSIGPDDVKRFNLFPAAQVQGDPAPGFTSGQAIQAISEVAAQTLGDDYTIAWSGSAYQEVSSSNSGLVSMSFGLIFVFLILAAQYERWLMPLAVVTAVPFAVFGSLLFVWLRGFVNPAVSNDIYFQTGLLLLIGLSAKNAILIVEFAMETHLKQGKSIFDSAVEAAKLRFRPICMTSLAFCLGILPLALASGAGSASRHSLGTGLLGGMIAASTLALLFVPLFFYLLESFNVWLDRKRGKTHA
- a CDS encoding efflux transporter outer membrane subunit, translating into MRNFISLATCLVLAGCSLKPFYEAPQARFNASANMLECMEDQGLKCSQNANNQVRFDKQWWRLFNDVKLNELVEKALANNTDLRISFLRFEQAAQTLGIDRSDLFPKLDASAGVTRSSTGKNANSFGARQTGNNFNMGLNLSYELDLWGKYRDGYFAASKAYEASAYDFETARLSLVSNVVKLYFNAINLTNQVQILEEGVQDYTTSYELRNEQFKVGAIGEYELLSFKAQLESARAQLVSAKANKDNNDKALMILVSANLDDILYATSTQNKIENFKVELPQGISSEILLQRPDIQAALARLEQRNYLVGVARTAFLPNISLTGLLGFQSTQLNNLVENPSVTWNGGASALMPIFHWGEINANVNLAKLSKDEAFLNYESTLKTAFGEVRTALVERQSAFMNEKNYADLLSSQEKIFELSQIRYDNGSISLNDLLSARSNYLNAKLSYENSVYTLLSSVVDVIKAFGGGFNATDNYERNLEDSATKLDMSFRE
- a CDS encoding DUF2860 family protein → MKKITSCIFLASAFLYANENFSANLSIGTGIRSIQSRLSTWADQSFLASYSDKHKDTKAAFFVNAELAYKNFLSDDKVYLKSFSGRDLSGISLGYELSYLNDYKTSFEFLSSLREKAYANPYLLSYRDEINVQRLGFKLSQNYKFNEQSNASLSYIFANNDFKNDAVSLKSLKRSGNFHQFEFAYNYSLLSVNLHYDYNDAEGRATAFQRYGFNLQAKIPLSQSYIFTPSFGYSYLKALKHNVIFNETQKAHNIKANFNLVKLGILSYKKAYAFANYGFELRDNNINFYDEQFQFLLLGLGYRF
- the cmeU gene encoding CmeU family protein — translated: MNKEQIIADLNELFKQRKEFYAFFDAKIPKKEGLNIFDFEKLDDANLRDFHKLFHRYDYAIRKLLPRIYKAYDIDMDKDLSKDF
- the hemJ gene encoding protoporphyrinogen oxidase HemJ, producing the protein MLEFISQHYLWVKALHYAGFISWMAALFYLPRLFVYHSEHKDNAGFLSVVKVQERKLFKGIAMPAMIVTLLTAFLMLAANPILMKQPHIHAKLTLALLLLVYHFDNWRFLRQLQNDRCQRSGRFFRAYNEIPTLFMLAILVVMIVRVF
- the lspA gene encoding signal peptidase II — protein: MPKKIWLFTLIFIAVFALDQLSKFLAIEYLGINKMPNFNTAFKSEYMDLVLVYNDGVAFSMLSFLKGYLKYLHLFLLLVLSGYLLWQKSFLKEHFIAFAMILAAGSSNLLDRFVHVGVVDMFFWHKWFEFAVFNVADVMINIGVALIIIKELFFKAKKAQA
- the glmM gene encoding phosphoglucosamine mutase; its protein translation is MKLFGTDGVRGKAGEFLDSFLAMRLAMAAGIYFKDQAITNNILVGKDTRRSGYMIENAIVSGLTSIGYNVIQIGPMPTPAIAFLTEDMRCDAGIMISASHNPYYDNGIKFFDTHGNKLSEEAERQIEKIYFDDKLIQNAKNQDAYIGQSKRIDDVIGRYIVSIKNSFPKNLTLKNLRVVLDAANGAAYKVAPTIFKELGAEVIVLNDKPNGLNINENCGALHPANLALEVKKLRADVGFAFDGDADRLVVVDERGEVANGDSLLGVLALFLKEQGKLNSAVVATIMSNGALKEFLNKHKIDFATCGVGDKLVLEKLKELNGNFGGEQSGHIVFTDYAKTGDGLIAALQFSALMLSKDKKASAILNQIKPYPQKLVNLKISEKKDLSKLKGLKELEKSLQDKGLNSLFRYSGTENLIRLLIEGKNASVLEKEMKNVVEFFKKALNA
- the fliY gene encoding flagellar motor switch protein FliY, coding for MINDFLKFFTNEATSTIEGLTGKSAQFSEYQEFDVNAQDSMNPPLVRAIFNVSTGGKFGILASAVLMSAIGEWMMGEEEISKNDQLNSDEMDAAKEAILNIISAFSTTLGAQKELTKMEFELESCDFVADNLDLKDFYKLYFFDVKIADLDEKIALIMDEKLYASLDRKAIIESVSEGANQEAQSKLASVAEELKNINLIMDVRLPIRVRIGNKKMLLKDVLTMDIGSVVELNQLANDPLEILIGDKRVAYGEVVIVDGNFGVQITEIGTKKERLEQLR